In Arachis hypogaea cultivar Tifrunner chromosome 17, arahy.Tifrunner.gnm2.J5K5, whole genome shotgun sequence, a single window of DNA contains:
- the LOC112765752 gene encoding F-box/kelch-repeat protein At3g06240-like: MAKFQLPLPIIPDELLQEIFLRSSAKAVGRCMCLNKFWHRQLRQPETCIHHMRRQKVLDQHVLFHVGYSLLLMGSDSLYIVNAASGEEVNVQHPFGVGIHGWFRIVGVSNGNICFKFSREQDDTRLLVWNPTTQCSREISDPHRDHGRSFFPVYGFGHVPNSDAYTVIHMCKRDIADAYVFFSRYCSRRSTWFHCVDCLPGVEKIDPNSVFNNGHAYWITGTGDSYATPKSILCYSVEDESFSEVSIPVGAIYTVHNLLTHKEKLALLAHTHNEFGYVAAIWHLNEEADGNRILEQYCRFASRSIRENPILFVDDNLLLLVNNSKERELLVNYRYRELVLTEYDIEHGTRNLLVRRAWRYPETPHPITVRSTLKYFAGMFPV, encoded by the coding sequence ATGGCTAAATTCCAACTTCCCTTGCCGATTATTCCGGATGAACTGCTACAAGAAATCTTCCTGCGTAGTAGTGCCAAAGCTGTAGGGAGATGTATGTGCTTGAATAAATTCTGGCACCGACAGCTACGCCAACCAGAGACATGCATACACCACATGCGAAGGCAGAAAGTATTAGATCAACATGTTTTGTTTCATGTTGGATACTCACTACTGTTAATGGGTTCAGATTCACTATATATAGTGAATGCTGCTTCTGGAGAAGAAGTGAATGTTCAGCATCCTTTCGGAGTTGGCATCCATGGGTGGTTCCGCATTGTGGGAGTGTCAAACGGGAACATATGTTTCAAGTTCTCCCGTGAACAAGACGACACAAGACTTTTGGTATGGAATCCGACAACACAATGCTCTAGAGAAATTTCCGACCCCCACAGGGACCACGGTAGATCGTTTTTCCCAGTATATGGTTTCGGTCATGTTCCAAACTCAGATGCATACACAGTCATACATATGTGCAAAAGGGACATAGCTGATGCCTACGTTTTTTTCTCTAGATATTGTTCAAGGCGTTCTACATGGTTTCACTGCGTTGATTGTCTCCCTGGTGTAGAAAAAATTGACCCTAACTCTGTTTTTAATAATGGTCACGCGTATTGGATAACTGGTACAGGAGATAGCTATGCTACACCCAAGTCTATTTTATGTTACAGTGTTGAAGATGAATCATTTAGCGAGGTGTCTATCCCTGTAGGTGCAATATATACCGTTCACAATTTACTAACCCACAAGGAAAAACTTGCACTCCTCGCTCATACACACAACGAATTTGGGTATGTCGCAGCAATTTGGCACTTGAATGAAGAAGCGGATGGAAACAGAATATTAGAGCAGTACTGCAGGTTTGCGAGTCGAAGTATCAGAGAAAATCCAATACTATTCGTGGATGATAACCTACTTTTGTTGGTGAACAATTCAAAGGAAAGAGAGTTACTCGTCAATTACAGGTACAGAGAGCTTGTGTTGACAGAATATGACATCGAACATGGCACTAGAAATCTATTGGTGAGGAGAGCATGGCGATACCCAGAAACGCCACACCCGATCACAGTAAGGTCTACACTCAAGTATTTTGCAGGGATGTTTCCTGTCTAG